The proteins below come from a single Plantactinospora sp. KBS50 genomic window:
- a CDS encoding chitinase — MQPPARAPLAIAATLALGAAAAGVLLTAPPAGAATLGSNWYASAPYLMPFDNSPPDAVAVMNATGQKAFQLAFILAPNGGGCSPTWDGTRPVGSDTEAAALISRIRAAGGDVSVSIGGYGGTKLGQTCGTPAATAAAYQQVVTKYALKAIDFDLEEPEYENATAVHNELGAAQILQRNNPGLYVSVTTAGTAAGTGWFGQQMLNDAKSLGFTPNNYSIMPFDGGFSGGSSQVAALEAFHGLLMNTFGWDSATAYGREGVSMMNGRSDVGEYFRQADFQTVLDYATGHHLARYTYWSVNRDRQCPDPNQSTTSGTCSSVPQSAWEFTKYTARFAGATPPTGTPPTTTPPTSTPPGTCSAPAWSAGTAYTGGQLVSYAGHTWKAQWWTQGETPGSAQVWVDQGGCSGSTTPPPSGSCTAPAWSAGTAYSGGAVVSYQGHRWTARWWTQGDVPGNNAQDVWVDNGSC; from the coding sequence ATGCAGCCACCAGCCCGCGCACCACTCGCCATCGCCGCCACTCTCGCCCTCGGCGCCGCCGCCGCGGGCGTACTGCTCACCGCACCGCCGGCCGGAGCCGCCACGCTCGGCAGCAACTGGTACGCCTCGGCGCCGTACCTGATGCCGTTCGACAACAGCCCGCCGGACGCGGTCGCCGTGATGAACGCGACCGGGCAGAAGGCGTTCCAGCTCGCGTTCATCCTGGCCCCGAACGGCGGCGGCTGCTCACCCACCTGGGACGGCACCCGGCCGGTCGGCTCGGACACCGAGGCCGCGGCGCTGATCAGCCGGATCCGCGCCGCGGGCGGCGACGTCAGCGTCTCCATCGGCGGCTACGGCGGCACCAAGCTGGGCCAGACCTGCGGTACGCCGGCCGCCACGGCCGCCGCGTACCAACAGGTCGTCACGAAGTACGCCCTCAAGGCCATCGACTTCGACCTGGAGGAACCCGAGTACGAGAACGCCACCGCCGTCCACAACGAACTCGGCGCGGCGCAGATCCTCCAGCGCAACAACCCCGGCCTGTACGTCTCGGTCACCACCGCCGGCACCGCGGCCGGGACCGGATGGTTCGGCCAGCAGATGCTGAACGACGCGAAGAGCCTCGGGTTCACCCCGAACAACTACTCGATCATGCCCTTCGACGGCGGCTTCTCCGGTGGAAGCAGCCAGGTGGCCGCCCTGGAGGCGTTCCACGGCCTGCTGATGAACACCTTCGGCTGGGACAGCGCCACGGCCTACGGCCGGGAGGGCGTGTCGATGATGAACGGCCGCAGCGACGTCGGGGAGTACTTCCGGCAGGCCGACTTCCAGACCGTGCTCGACTATGCCACCGGGCACCACCTGGCCCGCTACACCTACTGGTCGGTCAACCGCGACCGGCAGTGTCCCGACCCGAACCAGAGCACCACATCGGGCACGTGCAGCAGCGTGCCGCAGTCGGCGTGGGAGTTCACCAAGTACACCGCCCGGTTCGCCGGCGCGACCCCGCCCACCGGCACGCCGCCGACCACCACCCCGCCGACCAGCACCCCGCCGGGCACGTGCAGCGCCCCGGCCTGGTCGGCCGGCACCGCCTACACCGGTGGACAGCTCGTGTCCTACGCCGGGCACACCTGGAAGGCGCAGTGGTGGACCCAGGGCGAGACCCCCGGCTCGGCGCAGGTCTGGGTGGACCAGGGCGGCTGCTCCGGGTCGACCACCCCGCCGCCGTCGGGCAGTTGCACGGCACCGGCCTGGTCGGCCGGCACCGCGTACTCGGGCGGAGCGGTCGTGTCGTACCAGGGACACCGCTGGACCGCGCGCTGGTGGACCCAGGGTGACGTGCCCGGCAACAACGCCCAGGACGTCTGGGTGGACAACGGCTCCTGCTGA
- a CDS encoding glycine betaine/L-proline ABC transporter ATP-binding protein yields the protein MKSLYKIFGSRGDEAVRRLADGAPRDEAMAGLPGTAAVIDANFEVRPGEIFVVMGLSGSGKSTLLRMLNGLIKPTHGAVEIDGVDLTRLKPRDLRQLRREKLSMVFQHFALMPHRTVLENASYALEVAGLSRAERRDKAMESLRMVGLEQWANSLPRELSGGMKQRVGLARALAAGTDIMLMDEAFSALDPLIRREVQDQLLELQSELGKTIVFITHDLNEAMRLGDRIAVMRDGRIVQIGSAEEILTDPANDYVAQFVADVDRTRILTASSVMERPQSVIDVSAGPRLAARRLRESQTSVVYVTGTQKRFLGTVTEDEVSRALRAGSDTLDGYVSTDDVRSVAESTPVTDLFNCCAESVHPVAVLDERERLTGVIPRITLLSALGNVGTDDPPATDGTADGTDGTADGTADGTDGTADPVRTVPAPTRAVEDDVPPVEAAQSPGGDGTRMEGEPA from the coding sequence GTGAAATCGCTTTACAAAATATTCGGTAGCCGGGGTGACGAGGCCGTACGACGGCTCGCCGACGGCGCCCCCCGGGACGAGGCGATGGCCGGACTTCCCGGCACGGCGGCGGTGATCGACGCCAACTTCGAGGTCAGACCCGGCGAGATCTTCGTCGTGATGGGGCTCTCGGGATCGGGCAAGTCGACCCTGTTGCGGATGCTGAACGGCCTGATCAAGCCGACCCACGGCGCCGTCGAGATCGACGGGGTGGATCTGACCCGGCTCAAGCCCCGGGACCTGCGCCAGTTGCGGCGCGAAAAGCTCAGCATGGTCTTCCAACACTTCGCGCTGATGCCGCACCGGACGGTGCTGGAGAACGCCAGCTACGCGCTGGAGGTCGCCGGCCTGTCCCGGGCGGAACGCCGGGACAAGGCCATGGAGTCCCTCCGCATGGTGGGGTTGGAGCAGTGGGCGAACAGCCTGCCGCGGGAGTTGTCCGGCGGGATGAAGCAGCGCGTGGGCCTGGCCCGGGCGCTGGCCGCCGGCACCGACATCATGCTGATGGATGAGGCGTTCTCGGCGCTGGATCCGCTGATCCGGCGCGAGGTGCAGGACCAGTTGCTGGAGCTCCAGTCCGAACTGGGCAAGACCATCGTCTTCATCACCCACGACCTCAACGAGGCCATGCGGCTGGGCGACCGGATCGCGGTCATGCGGGACGGCCGGATCGTCCAGATCGGTTCGGCCGAGGAGATCCTCACCGACCCCGCCAACGACTACGTGGCGCAGTTCGTGGCGGACGTCGACCGGACCCGGATCCTCACCGCGTCGTCCGTGATGGAACGCCCGCAGAGCGTCATCGACGTGAGCGCCGGCCCGCGGCTCGCCGCCCGGCGGCTGCGCGAGTCGCAGACCTCGGTCGTGTACGTCACGGGCACGCAGAAGCGCTTCCTCGGCACGGTGACCGAGGACGAGGTCAGCCGGGCGCTGCGGGCCGGCAGCGACACCCTCGACGGGTACGTCTCGACCGACGACGTCCGCAGCGTGGCCGAGTCCACCCCGGTGACCGACCTGTTCAACTGCTGCGCCGAGAGCGTGCATCCGGTGGCCGTGCTCGACGAGCGGGAGCGGCTGACCGGGGTGATCCCGCGGATCACGCTGCTCAGCGCCCTGGGCAACGTCGGCACCGACGACCCGCCGGCGACGGACGGGACCGCGGACGGAACGGACGGGACCGCGGACGGAACCGCGGACGGAACGGACGGGACCGCCGACCCGGTGCGGACCGTTCCGGCACCGACCAGGGCCGTCGAGGACGACGTACCGCCGGTCGAAGCGGCACAGTCCCCGGGCGGCGACGGGACGCGGATGGAGGGAGAACCGGCATGA
- a CDS encoding proline/glycine betaine ABC transporter permease produces the protein MSAMASPLDGIFPRVPLGDWLEKVVDWATGALGPLFDAIASLVEALVRPLTDLLTSIPAVVVVLVIAGLGTWLRSWKFGLGALVGLGLVAGMPYWEQTMNTLAQVLVASTLSLLFAVPLGIFIAENRRASAAARPVLDLMQTLPAFVYLIPAIFFFGIGTVPGVLATLVFSMPPGVRLTELGLRHVDPEIVQAGEAFGASPWKILLRTKLPLALPTIMTGVNQVIMLALSMVVIAGMVGAGGLGDVIMFALAQVEVGSGFEGGIAVVVLAIVLDRLTDSIGGRFPAARAQRAG, from the coding sequence ATGAGTGCGATGGCATCGCCGCTGGACGGCATTTTCCCCCGGGTACCGCTCGGCGACTGGCTGGAGAAGGTCGTCGACTGGGCCACCGGCGCTCTCGGCCCGCTCTTCGACGCGATCGCGTCCCTGGTCGAGGCGTTGGTCCGGCCGCTGACGGACCTGCTCACCAGCATCCCGGCCGTGGTGGTCGTACTGGTCATCGCCGGCCTGGGCACCTGGCTGCGCAGCTGGAAGTTCGGGCTCGGCGCGCTGGTCGGCCTGGGGCTGGTGGCCGGGATGCCGTACTGGGAACAGACGATGAACACGCTGGCCCAGGTGCTCGTCGCCAGCACGTTGTCGCTGCTGTTCGCCGTGCCGCTGGGCATCTTCATCGCGGAGAACCGGCGGGCCTCGGCGGCGGCCCGCCCGGTGCTGGACCTGATGCAGACGTTGCCGGCGTTCGTCTACCTGATCCCGGCCATCTTCTTCTTCGGCATCGGCACCGTCCCCGGCGTGCTGGCCACCCTGGTCTTCAGCATGCCGCCCGGGGTCCGGCTCACCGAGTTGGGCCTGCGGCACGTCGACCCCGAGATCGTGCAGGCCGGTGAGGCGTTCGGCGCCTCGCCGTGGAAGATCCTGTTGCGCACCAAGCTGCCGCTGGCGCTACCGACGATCATGACGGGCGTCAACCAGGTCATCATGCTGGCGCTGTCCATGGTGGTCATCGCGGGCATGGTCGGGGCCGGCGGACTGGGCGATGTGATCATGTTCGCCCTGGCCCAGGTCGAGGTGGGCAGCGGCTTCGAGGGCGGCATCGCCGTGGTGGTGTTGGCCATCGTGCTCGACCGGCTCACCGATTCGATCGGCGGCCGGTTCCCCGCCGCACGGGCCCAACGGGCCGGGTGA
- a CDS encoding Yip1 family protein yields MMMLTSAGQVVYAYLFVFTEFYGGVATLVLLSITVMIGLVATDRIVLMIRHRVLMQSAHRALGTLAVGALGLHILTKIAEGHAGLLDPVLPFVSGRGFFVGLGTLAGWAMVAVLWTGLIRMKFAGAGKPWMWRALHSTAYVSWPIALVHGLNAGRTPKSWVTLSYLLCVLLVIAALLVRLSVNLGRKRREAERNPAATRSKGESAGEIEGSRSVRWPVSRGVSDVRVGRDTIGRDTIGRDSVGRDTMVQPERPAASLDSWAPDAGYRAVGSPRRRPGRFTVPQVPAQPGDRPAWQDEPAVATAGGRDRDRDRDRESMADLAEADFEPAGRRYAGAAGARRYEAPEERDIDGRRDIDGRRDADGRRDADGRRGAGERRSSRYAPADMPEEPWDSPRRWAGADATLDAEDLAGSGAARVAPASARPTATTGRRRAATARRPRNASRPPAADPGTAGTTRTRTSARTGTSARTGTTGTAGTSGRIATSATTGTSGRTATSRGRAGTPRWAGRPGTSRRSRTTTRRPWWTSPRGGPCGRPRRAPGAAAGSPPTAGAPPRRRPTAPTGRNCEVRPSDRYGGGRSAGRLFRRTAPDGRAGRVRLA; encoded by the coding sequence GTGATGATGCTGACCTCGGCCGGACAGGTCGTCTACGCGTACCTGTTCGTCTTCACCGAGTTCTACGGTGGTGTGGCCACGCTCGTGCTGCTGAGCATCACCGTCATGATCGGGCTGGTGGCCACCGACCGGATCGTGCTGATGATCCGGCACCGCGTCCTGATGCAGTCCGCGCACCGGGCGCTCGGGACCCTTGCGGTCGGTGCGCTGGGCCTGCACATTCTCACGAAGATCGCCGAGGGGCACGCCGGGCTGCTCGACCCGGTGCTGCCGTTCGTGTCGGGCCGGGGCTTCTTCGTCGGGCTCGGCACGCTGGCCGGCTGGGCCATGGTGGCCGTGCTGTGGACCGGCCTCATCCGGATGAAATTCGCCGGTGCCGGCAAGCCGTGGATGTGGCGGGCGCTGCACAGCACCGCGTACGTCTCCTGGCCGATCGCCCTGGTCCACGGGCTGAACGCCGGGCGCACGCCGAAGAGCTGGGTGACCCTGAGCTACCTGCTGTGCGTGTTGCTGGTCATCGCGGCTCTGCTGGTCCGGCTGTCGGTCAACCTTGGACGCAAGCGGCGTGAGGCCGAGCGTAACCCGGCGGCCACCCGCTCGAAGGGCGAGTCCGCGGGCGAGATCGAGGGTTCCCGGTCGGTCCGGTGGCCGGTCAGTCGCGGTGTCTCGGACGTACGCGTCGGGCGGGACACCATCGGGCGGGACACCATCGGGCGGGACAGCGTCGGGCGGGACACGATGGTGCAGCCCGAGCGGCCGGCCGCGTCCCTGGACTCCTGGGCGCCGGACGCCGGCTACCGGGCCGTGGGGTCGCCCCGGCGGCGTCCCGGGCGGTTCACCGTGCCGCAGGTGCCGGCCCAGCCGGGTGACCGGCCGGCCTGGCAGGACGAGCCGGCCGTCGCGACGGCCGGCGGTCGGGACCGGGACCGGGACCGGGACCGCGAGTCGATGGCCGATCTGGCGGAGGCCGACTTCGAACCGGCGGGACGGCGCTACGCCGGCGCGGCGGGCGCCCGCCGGTACGAGGCGCCGGAGGAGCGCGACATCGACGGACGCCGTGACATCGACGGACGCCGTGACGCCGACGGACGCCGTGACGCCGACGGGCGGCGCGGTGCCGGCGAGCGGCGGTCGTCCCGGTACGCCCCGGCCGACATGCCGGAGGAGCCGTGGGACAGCCCGCGGCGCTGGGCCGGTGCGGACGCGACGCTGGATGCCGAGGATCTGGCGGGGAGCGGAGCCGCGCGGGTCGCGCCGGCAAGCGCGCGGCCGACAGCAACTACTGGGAGGCGCCGCGCAGCTACAGCTCGCCGCCCGCGGAACGCGTCGCGGCCACCAGCGGCGGACCCCGGCACAGCCGGGACGACGAGGACGCGTACGAGCGCGAGGACCGGTACGAGCGCGAGGACCGGTACGACCGGGACGGCCGGTACGAGCGGGAGGATCGCTACGAGCGCGACGACCGGTACGAGCGGGAGGACCGCTACGAGCCGCGGGAGAGCCGGTACGCCGCGGTGGGCCGGACGGCCCGGTACGAGCCGCCGGAGCCGGACGACGACACGCCGACCCTGGTGGACCTCGCCTCGCGGCGGGCCATGCGGGCGGCCGAGAAGGGCTCCCGGCGCCGCCGCGGGGAGTCCGCCGACAGCCGGCGCGCCGCCGCGGAGGCGGCCGACAGCGCCTACTGGGCGCAACTGCGAGGTGAGGCCAAGTGATCGGTACGGTGGCGGCCGTTCCGCCGGTCGCCTGTTTCGGCGAACCGCGCCTGACGGCCGGGCTGGACGAGTTCGGCTCGCTTGA
- a CDS encoding glycine betaine ABC transporter substrate-binding protein produces MLKPLTRGLAVALTAALALGAAACGDNSETGSEGEPKKITIGYMAWDEAIAASNLWKKILEDEGYQVELKNLEAGLVFGGLANGDLDLFLDGWLPQTHASYMDRYGDKLDNLGSWYDDASLSIAVPEYVQGVDSLADLAGKADEFGGQMVGIEPGAGLTKATQEKVLPEYGLKDSMRLKTSSTPAMLAALDGAIKDQKPIVVTLWHPHWAYAKYDLKDLKDPKETLGTAEHIDMLTRKGFDTDFPEVTAMLKKFKMDGDQLASLEDQVFNQHKGDEATAIDAWLEANPDYVGTLS; encoded by the coding sequence ATGTTGAAGCCCCTCACCCGCGGCCTGGCCGTGGCGCTCACCGCCGCGCTCGCGCTCGGTGCCGCCGCCTGCGGCGACAACTCCGAGACCGGATCCGAGGGCGAACCGAAGAAGATCACCATCGGCTACATGGCCTGGGACGAGGCGATCGCCGCGTCCAACCTGTGGAAGAAGATTCTGGAGGACGAGGGCTACCAGGTCGAACTCAAGAACCTGGAGGCCGGCCTCGTCTTCGGTGGCCTCGCCAACGGCGACCTGGACCTGTTCCTGGACGGCTGGCTGCCGCAGACCCACGCCTCCTACATGGACCGGTACGGCGACAAGCTGGACAACCTCGGTTCCTGGTACGACGACGCGAGCCTGAGCATCGCGGTGCCGGAGTACGTCCAGGGTGTCGACTCGCTGGCGGACCTGGCCGGCAAGGCCGACGAGTTCGGCGGCCAGATGGTGGGCATCGAGCCCGGCGCCGGGCTCACCAAGGCCACCCAGGAGAAGGTCCTGCCGGAGTACGGCCTGAAGGACTCGATGCGGCTCAAGACCTCGTCCACCCCGGCCATGCTGGCGGCGCTGGACGGTGCCATCAAGGACCAGAAGCCGATCGTGGTGACGCTGTGGCACCCGCACTGGGCGTACGCGAAGTACGACCTGAAGGACCTGAAGGACCCGAAGGAGACGCTGGGTACCGCGGAGCACATCGACATGCTGACCCGCAAGGGGTTCGACACGGACTTCCCCGAGGTCACCGCGATGCTCAAGAAGTTCAAGATGGACGGTGACCAGCTCGCCTCGCTGGAGGACCAGGTGTTCAACCAGCACAAGGGCGACGAGGCCACCGCGATCGACGCGTGGCTGGAGGCGAACCCGGACTACGTGGGCACGCTGTCCTGA
- a CDS encoding transglycosylase domain-containing protein, which yields MPPRSTLSRAATVLLAGVLAGVVLAAVALPANALLGVALKVASDSFSDLPANLRTPPTAQRSYVYANDGKTLITSFYDVNRRDVSLDEIAPVMRQAIVAAEDTRFYQHNGVDPRGLLRAFVANGKGGEVRQGGSTLTMQYVRNVLKTDPSLSAAERAAATEDTVGRKLQEIRYAVALEKKLSKNEILDRYLNIAYFGSGAYGIAAASERYFSKPPAELTLDEAALLAGLVQSPDAYSPISGDRDEALDRRAYVLDAMVGMGNITAAQAAQAEAEPLALEPSDQPNGCTGTPAGHDDWGFFCDYLRAWWLDQPAFGATRAEREAALNRGGYTVVTTLDPEIQATAQHEALSVYGYDNPRAVPMAVVQPGTGRVLAMAVNRHYSLAENPSGQENYPNTVNQLIAGGGTIDGYQAGSTFKLFTMLAALEAGQPLETGFDAPSRLPTGYPDSGPDNCDGSWCPANANPSWMDGYRTMWTGFGRSVNTYFVWLEQRVGADKAVELAQRLGITFRADADADRARNEAAGWGAFTLGVAATTPLDLAGAYATVAAEGTYCTPLPVTSVTGPDGAKLDVGQPDCKRVLDADVARAATDAARCPVGQQSAYGRCDGGTAAQVDGIMDGRPVGGKTGSSEENATETFVAFTPQIAAAGIAANPDDPADHVGSAVQQKVIEAVARTMAAALEGQPVEDFTAPSREMAFGADGPDRLPRSGGPGSGPGPATDPVPGTGADRWSTGRRG from the coding sequence ATGCCCCCTCGCTCGACGCTGTCCCGCGCAGCCACCGTGCTGCTGGCCGGCGTACTCGCCGGTGTCGTCCTGGCCGCCGTGGCCCTGCCGGCGAACGCGCTGCTCGGCGTCGCCCTGAAGGTCGCCAGCGACAGCTTCTCCGACCTGCCCGCCAACCTGCGGACGCCACCCACCGCCCAGCGCAGCTACGTGTACGCGAACGACGGCAAGACGCTGATCACGAGCTTCTACGACGTCAACCGGCGGGACGTCTCGCTCGACGAGATCGCTCCGGTGATGCGCCAGGCCATCGTGGCGGCCGAGGACACCCGCTTCTACCAGCACAACGGCGTGGACCCGCGCGGGCTGCTGCGGGCCTTCGTGGCCAACGGCAAGGGCGGCGAGGTGCGGCAGGGTGGATCCACCCTGACCATGCAGTACGTCCGGAACGTCCTGAAGACGGACCCGTCGCTCAGCGCCGCCGAGCGCGCCGCCGCCACCGAGGACACCGTCGGACGCAAGCTCCAGGAGATCCGGTACGCCGTGGCGCTGGAGAAGAAGCTGTCCAAGAACGAGATCCTCGACCGCTACCTCAACATCGCCTACTTCGGCTCCGGGGCGTACGGCATCGCGGCCGCCAGCGAGCGGTACTTCAGCAAGCCGCCGGCGGAGCTGACCCTCGACGAGGCCGCGCTGCTGGCCGGACTGGTGCAGTCGCCCGACGCGTACAGCCCGATCAGCGGCGACCGGGACGAGGCCCTGGACCGCCGGGCGTACGTGCTGGACGCCATGGTCGGGATGGGGAACATCACCGCGGCCCAGGCGGCCCAGGCCGAGGCGGAGCCGCTCGCCCTGGAACCCAGCGACCAGCCCAACGGCTGCACCGGTACCCCCGCCGGCCACGACGACTGGGGGTTCTTCTGCGACTACCTGCGGGCCTGGTGGCTGGACCAGCCGGCCTTCGGCGCCACCCGCGCCGAGCGGGAGGCGGCGCTCAACCGCGGTGGCTACACGGTGGTCACCACGCTGGATCCGGAGATCCAGGCCACCGCCCAGCATGAGGCGCTGTCCGTGTACGGCTACGACAACCCGCGGGCGGTGCCGATGGCCGTGGTGCAGCCGGGCACCGGGCGGGTGCTGGCGATGGCGGTGAACCGGCACTACAGCCTGGCCGAGAACCCCAGCGGCCAGGAAAACTACCCGAACACCGTCAACCAGTTGATCGCCGGCGGCGGGACCATCGACGGCTACCAGGCCGGCTCGACGTTCAAGCTGTTCACCATGCTGGCCGCCCTGGAGGCCGGACAGCCGCTGGAGACCGGCTTCGACGCGCCCAGCCGGCTGCCGACCGGGTACCCCGACAGCGGTCCGGACAACTGCGACGGCTCGTGGTGCCCCGCCAACGCGAACCCATCCTGGATGGATGGCTATCGCACCATGTGGACCGGCTTCGGCCGTTCGGTCAACACGTACTTCGTCTGGCTGGAGCAGCGGGTCGGCGCCGACAAGGCGGTCGAACTGGCCCAGCGGCTGGGCATCACCTTCCGGGCCGACGCCGACGCCGACCGGGCCAGGAACGAGGCCGCGGGCTGGGGCGCCTTCACCCTGGGGGTCGCGGCGACCACCCCGCTGGACCTGGCCGGCGCGTACGCGACGGTGGCCGCCGAGGGTACGTACTGCACGCCGTTGCCGGTAACCTCGGTGACCGGGCCGGACGGGGCCAAACTGGACGTCGGGCAGCCAGACTGCAAGCGCGTGCTCGACGCCGACGTGGCCCGCGCCGCCACCGACGCCGCCCGCTGCCCGGTGGGCCAGCAGTCGGCCTACGGCCGCTGCGACGGCGGTACGGCCGCCCAGGTGGACGGCATCATGGACGGCCGGCCGGTGGGCGGCAAGACCGGTAGTTCCGAGGAGAACGCCACCGAGACGTTCGTGGCGTTCACCCCGCAGATCGCCGCCGCCGGCATCGCGGCCAACCCGGACGACCCGGCCGATCATGTCGGCTCGGCCGTGCAGCAGAAGGTGATCGAGGCGGTGGCCCGGACCATGGCCGCGGCGCTGGAGGGCCAACCGGTCGAGGACTTCACGGCGCCGAGCCGGGAGATGGCGTTCGGCGCCGACGGCCCGGACCGGTTGCCGCGTTCCGGCGGCCCGGGGTCCGGCCCGGGACCTGCCACCGACCCCGTCCCGGGAACCGGCGCCGACCGCTGGTCCACCGGCCGGCGCGGCTGA
- a CDS encoding TetR/AcrR family transcriptional regulator, whose translation MAETAATRGQRTRDALCAAAVGLVAEVGWGRVTTRLVAERAGVPVGAVHYHFRSLTDLLIEACAPVLRRVVDEVAAGLGTANDLSSGLDWLVGSLTGYAGDPAALRLPSEIFLAATRDERLGERIDLTIEEFRAVVAGWLERCGHGPDAPAAATVLAAAMDGLLLYRAVGVAIDPTALAGILRRIVTPLPG comes from the coding sequence ATGGCGGAGACCGCGGCCACCCGTGGCCAGCGCACCCGCGACGCGTTGTGCGCGGCCGCGGTGGGGCTGGTGGCGGAGGTCGGCTGGGGCAGGGTCACCACCCGGTTGGTGGCCGAGCGGGCGGGCGTCCCGGTCGGCGCGGTGCACTACCACTTCCGGTCCCTGACCGACCTGCTCATCGAGGCCTGCGCGCCGGTGCTGCGCCGGGTTGTCGACGAGGTCGCGGCGGGGCTGGGCACTGCCAACGACCTGTCGAGCGGGCTGGACTGGCTGGTCGGCAGCCTGACCGGATACGCGGGTGACCCCGCGGCGCTGCGGCTGCCCAGCGAGATCTTCCTGGCCGCCACCCGGGACGAGCGGCTGGGCGAGCGGATCGACCTGACCATCGAGGAGTTCCGGGCCGTCGTGGCCGGCTGGCTGGAGCGCTGCGGCCACGGCCCGGACGCGCCGGCCGCCGCCACCGTGCTGGCGGCGGCGATGGACGGCCTGCTGCTCTACCGGGCCGTCGGCGTGGCGATCGACCCCACCGCCCTCGCCGGGATCCTGCGCCGGATCGTCACCCCGCTCCCCGGGTGA
- a CDS encoding FAD-dependent monooxygenase produces the protein MRAIICGAGIAGLTTAWWLDRDSWEVSLVERAAGPRDEGYLIDFFGSGFDVAERMGLVPRLRRAQTSAEAIEYVDPAGHGRGRLHYRAFDTAFRGRIATLMRGDLERMLHESIAGRIPIRYRTTVDAVRPYGDGSAGPDRDGGADAGRDGGADAGRDGGADAGRDGAAGVEVTLSDGTVERADLLIGADGIHSRVRRLAFGPEAPYLRYLGYHTASYVFTDPDLRDRIGPRFLAVVAPDRQFGFYPIDDRRLAAWLVHRAPDPALPEDPRAALRAHYADLGDLARRGLEHCPPAPDLYYDQVAQIAMTGWTRGPVTIVGDACQAVSLMAGQGAAMAMGGAYVLAEELRRGGGVDAALTRYERRMRPFVLAKQRAGRRTAHWLVPDTRWRLAVRAAAFTATALPGVPALLRPALATSGSSVVSAADGR, from the coding sequence ATGCGCGCGATCATCTGCGGCGCCGGCATCGCCGGATTGACCACGGCCTGGTGGCTGGATCGGGACAGCTGGGAGGTCAGCCTCGTGGAGCGGGCCGCCGGGCCGCGGGACGAGGGCTACCTGATCGACTTCTTCGGCTCCGGCTTCGACGTCGCCGAGCGGATGGGCCTGGTGCCGCGGCTACGCCGCGCCCAGACCAGCGCCGAGGCGATCGAGTACGTCGACCCGGCCGGACACGGTCGGGGCCGGCTGCACTACCGCGCCTTCGACACGGCGTTCAGGGGCCGCATCGCCACGCTCATGCGCGGCGACCTCGAACGGATGCTGCACGAGTCGATCGCCGGCCGCATACCGATCCGCTACCGCACCACCGTCGACGCGGTCCGGCCGTACGGCGACGGCAGCGCCGGCCCGGACCGGGACGGCGGTGCCGACGCAGGCCGGGACGGCGGTGCCGACGCAGGCCGGGACGGCGGTGCCGACGCAGGCCGGGACGGCGCGGCGGGCGTCGAGGTCACGCTCAGCGACGGCACGGTGGAACGGGCCGACCTGCTCATCGGCGCGGACGGGATCCATTCCCGGGTACGGCGGCTCGCCTTCGGCCCGGAGGCGCCGTACCTGCGCTATCTCGGTTACCACACCGCGTCGTACGTGTTCACCGACCCGGATCTGCGGGACCGGATCGGGCCGCGCTTCCTCGCGGTCGTCGCGCCGGACCGCCAGTTCGGGTTCTACCCGATCGACGACCGGCGGTTGGCCGCCTGGCTGGTGCACCGCGCGCCGGACCCGGCGCTGCCGGAGGATCCGCGGGCGGCGTTGCGCGCCCACTACGCGGACCTGGGTGACCTGGCCCGCCGCGGGCTGGAGCACTGCCCGCCGGCGCCGGACCTGTACTACGACCAGGTCGCGCAGATCGCCATGACGGGCTGGACCCGCGGGCCGGTGACGATTGTCGGCGACGCCTGCCAGGCCGTCTCGCTGATGGCCGGCCAGGGGGCCGCGATGGCGATGGGTGGCGCGTACGTGCTGGCCGAGGAGTTGCGCCGGGGCGGCGGCGTGGACGCGGCGCTGACCCGGTACGAGCGGCGGATGCGGCCGTTCGTCCTGGCGAAGCAGCGGGCCGGCCGGCGTACCGCGCACTGGCTCGTGCCGGACACCCGGTGGCGGCTCGCGGTGCGGGCCGCGGCCTTCACGGCCACCGCGCTGCCGGGGGTACCGGCCCTGCTGCGACCCGCGCTGGCCACCTCAGGCAGCAGCGTGGTGAGCGCTGCCGACGGCCGGTAA